From Bacteroides uniformis:
AGCCGGATCTTTAGTACCCATCACGTTCTCTACGAACCATGACACAGCCTCGGTAAAGGGGGTGAAAAGACACAACACCCATATCACACCAAACACATTGAACACCAAGTGGGCCAAAGCAGCCCGCCTTGCCTGCGTATTACCGGTCAGTGCCGCAAGGTTTGCCGTGATGGTTGTACCGATATTCTCTCCCAAAACCAGTGCTGCCCCCAATTCGAAACTAATCCAGCCGTTGGCGCACATAATAAGCGTAATGGCCATAGTTGCCGCAGATGCCTGCACAATCATGGTCAACACCGTACCGATACCCACAAAAAGAAGTATGGAGATAAAGCCCATGTCGGTATAGTCCTGCACAAATGACAGCATATCAGGATTTTGGCTCAAGTCAGGAGCATTGTTTTTCAAATAGGAAAGCCCCATGAACAAGAATGAGAAACCGAAAATAAATTCACCGACAGACTTGCGGTTACTTTTTTGAGAGAAGAGGAGAGGAATGCCGAAAGCAAGAAGAGGAAGAGCAAAGGCGGCAATGTCCACCTTGAAACCTAAAGCTGAAATAATCCATGCCGTAACAGTCGTACCGATATTAGCACCCATTATGACACCTATGGACTGTGAAAGCGTTAACAACCCCGCATTGACAAAACTTACAACCATCACCGTGGTTGCAGAGGAAGATTGTACAAGTGCTGTAATCAGCACACCCGTCAACATACCGGTCACTCTGTTGGTTGTCATTGCGGTCAATATCTTCCGCAGTCTGTCACCGGCAAATTTTTGAAGCCCCTCACTCATAATCTTCATTCCGTAAAGAAACAGTGCCAATGAGCCGAGTAGCTTTAAAAAATCATAAAAAGAATATTCCATCTTTAATTATTTAAGGTGTTTCATTCCTTCACGTGTTATAATGTCCTATATTTAACGTGTCAACCCACTAAAAACGAGACATCATGAAACACATGTTACAAATTTGTTGCAAAAATAATAATATTTCTAAAGAATTCCCTATAGGGAGCTCACTTTTGGATATTTATTACGGTTTTAATCTAAATTTCCCCTATCAGGTAGTCAGTGCAAAGGTCAACAACCGTTCCGAAGGGCTGAATTTCCGTGTATACAACAATAAGGATGTAGAGTTTCTCGACATACGCGACTCCTCAGGTATGCGCACCTATGTCCGTTCCCTCTGCTTCATTCTTTACAAAGCTGTCAGCGAGCTGTTTCCGGAAGGAAAACTGTTCGTAGAGCATCCGGTATCCAAAGGTTACTTCTGCAACCTGCGCATCGGCCGCCCCATAGAGCTGGAAGATGTGGCAGCCATCAAGAAGCGGATGCAGGAAATCATTGCCGAGAACATCCCCTACCACCGTGTAGAATGCCACACCACCGAGGCTGTACGCATCTTCAACGAACGGGGCATGAACGACAAAGTGAAGCTGCTGGAAACTTCCGGCTCGCTATATACCTATTACTACACACTGGGCGACACCGTAGACTACTACTACGGCAACCTGTTGCCCAGTACCGGATACATCTGGCTGTTCGATATCGTGAAGTATTACGACGGCCTGCTGCTACGCATCCCCAACCGGGCAAACCCCGATGTCCTGGAAGAAGTGGTGAAACAAGAGAAAATGCTCGACGTATTCAAGGAACACCTGCGCTGGAACTACATTATGGGACTGGGCAACGTAGGCGACTTCAACATGGCTTGCGAGGAAGGCCATGCCACCGACCTCATCAACGTGGCCGAAGCCCTGCAGGAAAAAAAGATAGCCCAGATTGCCGATGACATCTACCACCGCGGCGAAAACGGAAACCGGGTGAAGCTCGTGCTCATCTCCGGCCCCTCGTCTTCCGGAAAAACCACTTTCAGCAAACGCCTCAGCGTGCAGCTGATGACCAACGGCCTGCGTCCTTACCCCATCTCGCTGGACAACTACTTCGTAGACCGTGAAGACACCCCGCGCGATGAGAACGGCAATTACGATTACGAATCGCTCTATGCCCTCGACCTTGAGCTCTTCAACACCCAATTACAAGCATTGCTCCGGGGCGAAGAAGTGGAGCTGCCCCGCTTCAACTTCAACCTCGGGAAGAAAGAGTACAAGGGAGACAAGCTGCGCATCGACGAGCATACCATCCTCATCCTGGAAGGAATCCATGCCCTGAACCCTGAACTGACACCACAGATTCCCGCCGCCAGCAAATACAAGATTTATGTATCTGCCCTGACCACCATCTCGCTGGACGACCACAACTGGATTCCCACCACGGACAACCGCCTGCTGCGCCGCATCATCCGCGACTTCAACTACCGCGGCTACTCGGCACAAGAGACCATTTCACGCTGGCCCAGTGTACGTGCCGGCGAGGACAAATGGATATTCCCCTACCAGGAAAATGCCGACGTTATGTTCAACTCCGCCCTCTTGTTCGAATTCGCCGTGCTCCGCTGCCACGCAGAGCCCATCCTTACCAGTGTTCCACGGAACTGTCCGGAATACGCAGAAGCCTACCGGTTGCTGAAATTCATCAAATATTTCACCCCCGTGCAGGACAAAGAAATTCCACCGACATCCTTATTGAGAGAATTTTTAGGAGGCAGTAGCTTCAAATACTAAGTTTTTATTCTAACTTTGTGAGCAAATAAAACAAACGTACACATGAAAAAAATTATTTCGATACTTCTCTTAGCGACTTTCTGCATCTTTACTCAACTCCATGCGCAAAACCGTGCAGACGAATTGATGAAACAAGCACAAGAAAATCTTACGAAAAAAGAATATATCAAAGCCCGCTATCTATTCCTGCAAGCCTACAATGCCTTTGCCACGCAAGACAAGTATGCCCAGGCAGTGGAATGCGGCGTCAATGCCAGCGCCCTCTACCATCGGGAGAATTACTATAAAGAAGCTTTTGAACTGCTGCGCGGTGCCGAGCAAGTGGTGGCAACCGGCGAACAGAAAACGGGCAAGGCCATGCCCAACCTACGTTTCCGCATCAACAAGGAACGCCTGCAGATGTACATCAACCTGAAAAATCCCGCACGTGCCAAGGAACAGCTGACCAAACTGGAAGAGACCGCCAAAGCCTCTCACAACGACTCTCTGAGCAACGACCTGCTTTATACGCAGGCCAACTATTACTACACCTTCGGCATGAACACACAAGGTGATGCGGCTACCAACCGCCTGATAGGGCAATATAAGGAACAGAAGAACTACGCCAAAGTAGACGAATGCTACAAGACTCTTATCAGTATCGCCCGCAAAGCAAACAATGCCGGACTGGTGGCACGCACCTACGACAAGTACATCCTATGGACCGACTCCGTAAAGGCGCTTACCGCCCAAGAGGAACTGAACGCCCTGAAGAAGAAATATGATGAAAGCCTGGCCACTATCCAGGAGAAAGATGATTCCCTAAGCGCCAAGCAGTACATCATCATCGGGCTTTGCATACTCGCCGCCATCCTTGCCGCCGCACTGGTATTCGGCGCCATCGTATTGCTGCGTTTCATCATCCTCACCCGTAAACAGAAGAAGGCCATCAGCATTGCTAATGAGCACAATGAGCTGAAAACCAAATTTATCCAGAACATTTCCGCCCAAATGGAACCGACACTGGACACGCTCGACGCCTCACTGCCGGGCGTAAAAGCCCTGCATGCATTCTCCAACCATATCCAGGAACTGTCCGAATTGGAAACCACCTTGTCCGAACCCTACGAAGTGCAGGAGAAGAATATCTCCACTTTCTGTGAAGGCATCATGGACAAAATCAAAGGAATGACACAAGAAGATGTCACCCTGACCGTGAATGCCCCCAAATTGAATGTGAAAATCAACCCTGAGCAACTGGAACGCGTCTTGCTGCATTTGTTGGAAAACGCCGCCGAGTACACCCCTGCTGGAGGAAAAATATGGCTGGACTTCAAGAAACGTGGTGCGCACACCCACCAGTTCATCATCAGCGACACCGGTTGCGGTATCCCCGAGGAGCAACGCGAAAACATCTTCAAGCCTTTCACCGAAGTGAAAGACCTGACGCAAGGCGACGGCCTGGGACTCCCCATCTGCTCACTGATTGCCACCAAGATGAACGGCAGCTTGACACTAGACAGCAGCTACAACAAGGGAGCACGGTTCGTACTGGAACTGCACGCATAAACCATACATAATACAATCTGTATGACCCCTAAATTTGAGAGCCGCTTGCCACCGGCATTATCGGGACAAACGGCTCTCTGTGTATATTAAGGATGTGGTTGTCAACGCAACGCTTCCACCTCTTCCGGTGTCAGTGGAATTTTCTTGCCCAAGCGACGTGCTCCCGTTTCGGTAATCAGATAATCCTCCTCATTACGGATGCCGCCGAAATTGCGGTATTCTTCCACCTTATCGTAGTTGATGAAGTCCATGAACTTCTTCTCTCCTTTCCATAAGTCAATCAGCTCGGGGATGAAGTAGATGCCCGGCTCAACCGTATGCACAAAGCCCGGTTCCAGAGGGATGGCAAGACGCTGGCTCTTGCGGCCGAACTGCGTACTCTTGGGCTGACCGTCATAGCCTACCCAGAGCTCACCCAGGTTCTCCATATCGTGCACATCCAACCCCATCATATGGCCCAGTCCATGGGGATAAAACAAGGCATGCGCCCCTTCGCGCACGGCATCTTCGGCATTGCCCTTCATCAACCCCAGCTCTTTCAGCCCCTCCACCATCACTTGGGCGGAAAGCTCGTACACCTTCATATAGGGAATGCCCGGGCGAAGCGCTTTAACAGACTCCAGATGCATGGCGTTCTGGATTTCGTAAACGGCACGCTGGCGTGGAGTAAAAGTCTTGTCCGCCGGCACGGTAGACGACATGTCACCACAGTAACCCGAAGGCAGCTCGGCGCCGGCATCAATCAAGAAGAGGTCTCCCGGTTGCACCCGGTTGCCGTGATAGTGGTTATGCAGGGTCTGGCCGTTGACAGTAGCAATCGTGGCAAAAGACAGCTCGCAGTTGTTCATCTCGGCGATACGGTTCATTTCGGCCACAACCTCGTATTCGTACATGCCCGGACGAAGCACCTTCATTGCGGTGATGTGCATGTCAGCAGTCACGTCGCATGCCTTTTCTATTTCCGCTATTTCTTCTGCCGACTTGTAGTTGCGCTGTGCCACCACCGCACGGATAAACGGCACAGACCCTTCCTGACGTGCCGGAGGAACACCCAGCCAGTCCATCAGTTTCAACTTATGCTCGGCACGATAAGGGGGCAAATAATGGATGGTCTGTCCCTTCTGTACAGCCTTGTGCAGATAACCGACGATGTCGGCAAAAGGACGGGTTTCGGAAATTCCCACAGCAGAAGCCTTTTCGTGAAGGGTGGGCTGGGTACCCATCCAGACAATATGGTCGATGGTCAGCTCATCGCCAAAAATGATTTCTTTATCTTCATCTATGTCGATGAGAGCTGACAGCCCGGCAAACGACAAGCCAAAATAGTAGAGAAAAGTGGAATCCTGGCGGTAACGAAAAGTATTGTCCTCATAGTTCAAACCTTGTTCATCGTTACCCAAAAACAGTAACACTCCGGAGCCTATCGTTTTTTTCAGCTGGGCCCTGCGCTGCACATACGTTTCTTTAGCAAACATAACATTCCTTGTTTTAGTAGTTATAGGACAAAGATATAGATAATCTTTGAAAGAAGATAATACAAAAAGGAGATTAATCTATATAGTTCATAATCAGAAGACTATTTTGCCAACGTTTTTCAAGCCTTTGGCAAAGTTTTGCCACCGCGTTGGCAAAGTCTTGCCATAGGCATGGCAAAAGTTTGCCAAGCTATTGGCAAAAGCTTGTTTTCTCTTTTCTTGTTAAATATCATCAGAGAGGTTTCGTGTTATCGAACTATTCACTATTTTTGCGGTAAATATCTGAAAGAAGATGCACAATGAGTGCATTGAATAATTTATAAAAATATGGCACAAGGCTCCCGACAAGTACAGACCCAAGCGCAACAGCAGATACAAACGCTGTCGCCGCAACAAATTCTGGTGGTAAAGCTGCTGGAACTTCCCGCCGTGGAACTAGAGGACCGCGTACGTGCCGAACTTCTGGAAAATCCGGCACTGGAAGAGGGTAAGGAGGATACTCCCGGCGACGAATACCCCGACACACCCGATGCGGAAACCGGCTCAGAAGATGGTGGAGACACTAGCTATGATTCTTTAAGCGATTATCTGAACGAAGACGATATCCCCGACTACAAGCTGCAGGAGAACAACCGCAGCAAAGGGGAGCAGGCAGAAGAAATTCCTTTCTCCGACGCCACCTCCTTCTATGAAACCTTGCGCCAGCAGCTCGGCGAGCAGGACTTGACTCCGCACCAGCGCGAACTGGCCGAATATCTCATCGGCTCGCTGGACGACGATGGCCTGCTGCGCAAATCATTGGACAGCATCAGCGACGAACTCGCCATCTACGCCGGTATCGACGCTTCTCCCGAAGAGCTGGAAGAAGTATTGAAGATTATACAAGACTTCGACCCCGCCGGTCTGGGCGCCCGCACCCTACAAGAGTGCCTGCTCATCCAGATTCGACGTAAGGAAGCGCAACGGCCCATGCCCTCGCCTCCACAATACTATATAGAAGAAGATATTCTTACCCAGTGCTACGAAGAGTTCACCCGCAAGCATTGGGACAAGATTATGCAGAAATTAGGTATCAGCGAAGATACCCTGCAACAAGCCGTTAAGGAA
This genomic window contains:
- a CDS encoding sensor histidine kinase, translated to MKKIISILLLATFCIFTQLHAQNRADELMKQAQENLTKKEYIKARYLFLQAYNAFATQDKYAQAVECGVNASALYHRENYYKEAFELLRGAEQVVATGEQKTGKAMPNLRFRINKERLQMYINLKNPARAKEQLTKLEETAKASHNDSLSNDLLYTQANYYYTFGMNTQGDAATNRLIGQYKEQKNYAKVDECYKTLISIARKANNAGLVARTYDKYILWTDSVKALTAQEELNALKKKYDESLATIQEKDDSLSAKQYIIIGLCILAAILAAALVFGAIVLLRFIILTRKQKKAISIANEHNELKTKFIQNISAQMEPTLDTLDASLPGVKALHAFSNHIQELSELETTLSEPYEVQEKNISTFCEGIMDKIKGMTQEDVTLTVNAPKLNVKINPEQLERVLLHLLENAAEYTPAGGKIWLDFKKRGAHTHQFIISDTGCGIPEEQRENIFKPFTEVKDLTQGDGLGLPICSLIATKMNGSLTLDSSYNKGARFVLELHA
- the rpoN gene encoding RNA polymerase factor sigma-54, translating into MAQGSRQVQTQAQQQIQTLSPQQILVVKLLELPAVELEDRVRAELLENPALEEGKEDTPGDEYPDTPDAETGSEDGGDTSYDSLSDYLNEDDIPDYKLQENNRSKGEQAEEIPFSDATSFYETLRQQLGEQDLTPHQRELAEYLIGSLDDDGLLRKSLDSISDELAIYAGIDASPEELEEVLKIIQDFDPAGLGARTLQECLLIQIRRKEAQRPMPSPPQYYIEEDILTQCYEEFTRKHWDKIMQKLGISEDTLQQAVKEICKLNPRPGASLGEAIGKNMQQIVPDFLVDTYDDGTINVTLNNRNVPELRMSRDFTEMVEEHTKNRANQSKESREAMMFLKQKMDAAQGFIDAVKQRQNTLMTTMQAIIDLQRPFFLEGDESLLRPMILKDVAERTGLDISTISRVSNSKYVQTNYGIYPLKFFFNDGYTTEDGEEMSVREIRKILKECIDNEDKKKPLTDDELTELLKEKGYPIARRTVAKYRQQMNIPVARLRR
- a CDS encoding aminopeptidase P family protein, whose product is MFAKETYVQRRAQLKKTIGSGVLLFLGNDEQGLNYEDNTFRYRQDSTFLYYFGLSFAGLSALIDIDEDKEIIFGDELTIDHIVWMGTQPTLHEKASAVGISETRPFADIVGYLHKAVQKGQTIHYLPPYRAEHKLKLMDWLGVPPARQEGSVPFIRAVVAQRNYKSAEEIAEIEKACDVTADMHITAMKVLRPGMYEYEVVAEMNRIAEMNNCELSFATIATVNGQTLHNHYHGNRVQPGDLFLIDAGAELPSGYCGDMSSTVPADKTFTPRQRAVYEIQNAMHLESVKALRPGIPYMKVYELSAQVMVEGLKELGLMKGNAEDAVREGAHALFYPHGLGHMMGLDVHDMENLGELWVGYDGQPKSTQFGRKSQRLAIPLEPGFVHTVEPGIYFIPELIDLWKGEKKFMDFINYDKVEEYRNFGGIRNEEDYLITETGARRLGKKIPLTPEEVEALR
- a CDS encoding Na/Pi cotransporter family protein, with amino-acid sequence MEYSFYDFLKLLGSLALFLYGMKIMSEGLQKFAGDRLRKILTAMTTNRVTGMLTGVLITALVQSSSATTVMVVSFVNAGLLTLSQSIGVIMGANIGTTVTAWIISALGFKVDIAAFALPLLAFGIPLLFSQKSNRKSVGEFIFGFSFLFMGLSYLKNNAPDLSQNPDMLSFVQDYTDMGFISILLFVGIGTVLTMIVQASAATMAITLIMCANGWISFELGAALVLGENIGTTITANLAALTGNTQARRAALAHLVFNVFGVIWVLCLFTPFTEAVSWFVENVMGTKDPAVAVSFKLSAFHTCFNICNVLILIWFVKFIERTVCAIIPMKEQDEEYRLRFISGGMLSTAELSILQASKEIHLFAERTRRMFGMVQDLLHTEKDDDFNKVFSRVEKYENISDSMELEIANYLNQVSEGRLSSESKLQIRAMLREVTEIESIGDSCYNLARTINRKRQTNQDFTEKQYEHIHFMMKLTDDALEQMIVVVEHPEHAGADVNKSFNLENEINNYRNQLKNQNILDVNNKEYDYQMGVYYMDIIAECEKLGDYVVNVVEASSDIKEKKAS
- a CDS encoding nucleoside kinase, giving the protein MKHMLQICCKNNNISKEFPIGSSLLDIYYGFNLNFPYQVVSAKVNNRSEGLNFRVYNNKDVEFLDIRDSSGMRTYVRSLCFILYKAVSELFPEGKLFVEHPVSKGYFCNLRIGRPIELEDVAAIKKRMQEIIAENIPYHRVECHTTEAVRIFNERGMNDKVKLLETSGSLYTYYYTLGDTVDYYYGNLLPSTGYIWLFDIVKYYDGLLLRIPNRANPDVLEEVVKQEKMLDVFKEHLRWNYIMGLGNVGDFNMACEEGHATDLINVAEALQEKKIAQIADDIYHRGENGNRVKLVLISGPSSSGKTTFSKRLSVQLMTNGLRPYPISLDNYFVDREDTPRDENGNYDYESLYALDLELFNTQLQALLRGEEVELPRFNFNLGKKEYKGDKLRIDEHTILILEGIHALNPELTPQIPAASKYKIYVSALTTISLDDHNWIPTTDNRLLRRIIRDFNYRGYSAQETISRWPSVRAGEDKWIFPYQENADVMFNSALLFEFAVLRCHAEPILTSVPRNCPEYAEAYRLLKFIKYFTPVQDKEIPPTSLLREFLGGSSFKY